From Haliotis asinina isolate JCU_RB_2024 chromosome 8, JCU_Hal_asi_v2, whole genome shotgun sequence, a single genomic window includes:
- the LOC137293962 gene encoding E2F-associated phosphoprotein-like, translating into MYEDEDSDFLDFGGDSDVDRAESSEDELDTLLLASPEERQRIQHYRQKQKPQKEQEDDFEREMNEEVLQTVAAIEAERKLLSRVIGVSQEATPHCSTIEVGSKEKSEPTKFYDNIYFDSDEEDNEGVSDAKKMHPIPTDDDLLYDPNMDDEDERWVVKQQQKCRPKGHENQSQGNKKKNISRSDAVLNCPACMTTLCRDCQRHDIYDNQFRAMFVTSCVVDFEELLKFPEQKGRRKRKKKQDKSTTSDVNSADEEKYNPVKCEECNTVVAMYDREEVYHFFNVLVSYA; encoded by the exons ATGTATGAGGACGAGGACTCCGATTTCCTTGATTTCGGCGGCGATAGTGATGTTGATAGAGCAGAAAG TTCTGAAGATGAACTTGATACTCTCCTCCTTGCATCACCTGAGGAGAGGCAGCGTATTCAGCATTACCGTCAAAAGCAGAAACCACAGAAGGAACAAGAAGATGACTTTGAGCGTGAAATGAACGAAGAAGTTCTGCAAACTGTTGCAGCAATTGAAGCAGAAAGAAAACTTTTGAGTAGAG TTATTGGAGTTTCACAAGAGGCTACACCCCATTGTTCAACCATTGAAGTTGGTAGCAAGGAGAAGTCAGAGCCCACAAAGTTCTATGACAACATTTACTTTGACTCTGATGAAGAAGACAATGAAGGAG TCTCAGATGCCAAGAAGATGCACCCAATCCCAACTGATGATGACCTTTTGTATGACCCTAACATGGATGATGAGGACGAGAGATGGGTGGTGAAACAGCAACAAAAGTGTCGTCCCAAGGGCCATGAGAATCAGAGTCAGggaaacaagaagaaaaacattTCTCGAAGTGATGCAGTCTTGAACTGTCCAGCTTGCATGACGACATTGTGTCGGGATTGTCAGAG ACATGACATTTACGATAACCAGTTCCGTGCCATGTTTGTGACCAGCTGTGTAGTGGACTTTGAAGAACTGTTAAAATTCCCAGAGCAAAAGGGTCGGAGAAAGAGAAAGAAGAAACAAGACAAATCCACGACCAGTGACGTGAACTCTGCTGATGAGGAGAAATATAACCCTGTGAAATGTGAGGAATGTAACACTGTGGTAGCCATGTACGACAGGGAGGAGGTTTATCACTTCTTCAACGTTCTGGTCAGTTATGCATGA